In Gambusia affinis linkage group LG08, SWU_Gaff_1.0, whole genome shotgun sequence, a single window of DNA contains:
- the cep152 gene encoding centrosomal protein of 152 kDa isoform X1, whose translation MSIDFDSPALQTQHEEDEYDQEDYAREQELHKLLTDLPDDMLEDSRDSSSPELESSTYSNKNTGSSPQTKWNQDWSDHSHPTSHTQTYEVDYDHGSHDEYAYEDGPAHTNGHLTQNLPPGWNQGRHFAQENRTNMDLDGYPETGDYSAECDPRLFPESTRSNLDYNGDGGYRSPQCHGDHNTRNHFQKLTSGLGDHGNNELKVNYNPQHPAHQPKMLNPHSAQQKDQFEQLQRDFLDSTQQTADREQVAQLQVLNKAQQRQIEDLERKLEDSRRNMRYVEHQFAIVKDEKEGLAVSFRESSRLIEEAKKGEAQMQNKLKALEQQVKILKEKDQENMKKLKVADAAVDSMKQQMLELCRSDTLSRARQQHDRDLAVIKEQHEAALLALQQKLDSTSQALNDQIDVSQKLQQQVQQLEHQREEEHLERARIVNSLSQRLEESQQQCAKLLQTNSVQEMSQMQVKLQQAQSAKTLSENINKVLQEDMAELKEQITLYESALKHGVIAFEFSNDWENQLSESCLDLGLKKPERKNGTVHSATMNHLSDSKLPKEEALRLLRVEMQRCLGCLKGKRQKINQLQEELRLAQGRVGELEAQLEEAKLCSAARETSQMKHLDTTEGSQKETHLLEQVEMLEKMNKELKQNEEKLKSANSELCTKMREMIQELDQEKQEATQRTERINQQYRDDVVNRVRTELLLEHNAEVEQLTAQHQQEIQQLQNQLSEVSDKVLAVQECYISVCREKCFLEETLQKKQEEESSKALEKLRGELEAQHQAGMLKLKEDWTREKEAEIQQEVSSHVEAKWKKELQKRETTWVQKLEEAKKQRNAAEVSCQTDELDASGRAISAEELDSRLAAQKQQLQLEADKVQRKAVVEARKQIQRELEEKHLNDMAKQVEGAVTRAYSRWIEDLSSLPEYQTLLQREKEKWEELQEETTKEKVSQALQEAEEEWRKNPVEQQKAVDLQEELAALKSQLEQASREQAALLKAELAAARAAWFRDKQQEISIIQARNEQTYQTKLQEQCKNLEQAVQEAREDAELQRKELLLQLEANLQQTLRTREEEWRCQYEEKELAERQQKKEKFVSELQVALAQVSSRLLRPAETEHQEAEDSKRTSGSPSETTVTNIIETSCRDMMNRAVTEAKKEWKKMSEEKLSCILKETQEKHTREINEIQGSFAQRKAESGCRKGCTESLGKLQKKNQELQRHLEKTCRQLQHRIREHKTAIQRLRDEHESSIQKLKEEHLQQLEEVKRANESSGSSDNRQNLQQGLEEMKQQYLVTVEKIRGDVLRYLQESRERAADMIRSEVQRERQDTARKMRRYYLTCLQELLEDGGKAAGAEKKIMSAASKLAAMAKVLETPVKSNSGKNYSLPTGCLTGESSGAVVGVPTRSSGFRSNLTTLNELLDVRPEQQPQREKVSADLGLKSTAAFRTKPLSHQDSEDGPVMKPQTPDTNSFPHKPSQSHVGYAGLSARGKSAEWFLQRGDSSKAELARQSRPLLIQEAPVREEKQTDWSLTSNDSDSGPNAAGPRRKPKPLRPFSANSASDADMGARGISTPDDSDLTVYKEIPKQSPQTENNRKAKKSLAREPIPGSDGDVFSRPPFSELRQRQQDSGFDSPFYLQK comes from the exons ATGTCCATTGATTTTGACAGCCCTGCCCTTCAGACTCAACATGAGGAAGATGAATACGACCAGGAAGACTACGCAAGAGAACAAGAG CTGCACAAGCTGCTCACTGACTTACCAGATGACATGCTGGAAGATAGCAGAGACTCCTCCTCTCCTGAGCTGGAGAGCTCCACctacagcaataaaaacacCGGCAGCAG cccACAGACGAAGTGGAACCAGGATTGGTCTGATCATTCGCATCCAACCTCTCACACACAG ACCTACGAAGTCGACTATGATCACGGTTCGCATGATGAGTATGCGTACGAGGATGGACCTGCCCACACTAACGGACACCTGACTCAGAATCTGCCTCCCGGCTGGAACCAGGGTCGTCACTTTGCTCAGGAAAATCGAACAAACATGGACTTAGATGGATATCCAGAGACTGGGGATTATTCTGCAGAGTGTGACCCCCGGTTGTTCCCTGAAAGCACCAGAAGCAATCTGGATTATAATGGCGACGGAGGCTACAGGAGTCCGCAGTGCCATGGCGACCACAACACCAGAAACCATTTCCAG AAGTTAACCTCTGGACTAGGTGACCATGGCAACAATGAGCTCAAGGTTAATTATAACCCTCAGCATCCAGCCCATCAGCCAAAAATGTTAAACCCTCATAGTGCTCAGCAAAAAGATCAATTCGAACAGCTACAGAGGGATTTTCTGGATTCGACGCAAC AAACTGCAGACAGGGAGCAGGTCGCCCAGCTGCAGGTGTTAAACAAAGCTCAGCAGAGGCAAATTGAAGACCTGGAGCGGAAACTGGAAGATTCACGCCGAAATATGAGATACGTCGAGCATCAGTTTGCAATTGTCAAAG ATGAAAAAGAAGGCCTGGCAGTAAGTTTCAGGGAGTCGAGTCGATTGATTGAAGAAGCAAAGAAAGGAGAAGctcaaatgcaaaacaaattaaaggcaCTGGAGCAGCAGGTCAAGATCCTGAAAGAGAAAGACCAGGAG AACATGAAGAAGCTGAAGGTTGCTGACGCTGCAGTGGACAGCATGAAGCAGCAGATGCTGGAGCTTTGTCGCTCTGACACGCTGTCCAGAGCGCGGCAGCAGCATGACAGAGACCTCGCCGTCATAAAGGAGCAGCACGAAGCGGCGCTGCTGGCCTTGCAGCAGAAACTCGACTCCACCTCCCAGGCTTTGAACGACCAG ATTGATGTTAGCCAGAAGTTGCAGCAGCAAGTTCAGCAGCTGGAGCatcagagagaggaagagcaTCTGGAGAGAGCCAGAATCGTCAACTCTCTGAGCCAGCGCCTCGAAGAGAGTCAGCAACAATGTGCCAAGCTGCTGCAGACGA attctGTTCAGGAAATGAGTCAAATGCAGGTCAAACTACAACAAGCTCAGTCAGCCAAGACGCTgagtgaaaacataaacaaagttttacaG GAGGATATGGCTGAACTGAAGGAGCAGATTACGCTGTACGAATCTGCACTGAAACACGGCGTTATAGCGTTTGAGTTCAGTAACGACTGGGAGAACCAGCTGTCTGAATCCTGCCTGGATCTGGGATTAAAGAAACCCGAACGGAAAAATGGAACAGTCCACAG CGCCACCATGAATCACCTGTCCGACTCGAAGCTGCCCAAGGAGGAAGCGCTGAGGCTGCTGCGTGTGGAAATGCAGCGCTGCCTGGGATGCTTGAAGGGAAAGAGGCAGAAGATCAaccagctgcaggaggagctgcgGCTCGCTCAGGGTCGAGTGGGAGAGCTGGAGGCCCAGCTGGAGGAGGCAAAGCTCTGCTCTGCA GCCAGAGAGACCAGCCAGATGAAACATCTGGACACGACTGAAGGCTCTCAGAAAGAGACACACCTGCTGGAACAAGTGGAG ATGCTTGAAAAGATGAATAAAGAGCTGAAACAGAACGAGGAAAAGCTGAAATCTGCCAACTCTGAGCTGTGCAccaaaatgagagaaatgatTCAAGAACTGGACCAAGAAAAGCAAGAAGCTACTCAGAG gactgAGCGGATAAATCAGCAGTATCGAGATGATGTGgtgaaccgggtcagaacagaacTCCTGCTAGAACACAACGCGGAGGTGGAGCAGCTGACTGCACAGCACCAGCAGGAGATTCAGCAGCTGCA AAACCAGCTGTCAGAGGTCAGCGACAAGGTGTTGGCCGTGCAGGAATGTTACATCTCTGTGTGCAGAGAGAAGTGTTTCCTGGAGGAAACTCTgcagaagaaacaggaagaagagagTAGTAAAGCTTTGGAGAAGCTGAGGGGTGAACTGGAGGCTCAGCATCAGGCCGGCATGCTGAAGCTTAAAGAAGACTGGACCAGAGAGAAAGAGGCTGAAATCCAGCAGGAAGTGAGCAGCCATGTTGAAGCCAAATGGAAGAAGGAACTTCAAAAG AGAGAGACGACGTGGGTTCAGAAGCTGGAGGAGGCTAAGAAACAGAGAAACGCTGCTGAGGTGAGCTGCCAAACAGATGAGCTGGATGCCAGCGGTCGGGCAATTTCTGCTGAGGAGCTGGACTCCAGGCTGGCTGcccagaagcagcagctgcaacTGGAAGCTGACAAAGTGCAACGCAAAGCTGTGGTGGAAGCCAGGAAACAAATCCAGAGAGAGTTGGAAGAGAAACACCTGAACGACATGGCCAAGCAG GTTGAAGGGGCTGTAACCCGAGCCTACAGCCGCTGGATCGAGGATCTGTCTTCATTACCAGAATACCAAACTTTActccaaagagaaaaagagaaatgggaAGAGCTGCAAGAAGAAACCACAAAGGAAAAA gtATCCCAGGCCTTGCAGGAAGCGGAGGAAGAGTGGCGGAAAAACCCAGTGGAGCAGCAAAAAGCAGTGGACCTTCAGGAGGAGCTGGCAGCTCTCAAGAGCCAGCTGGAGCAAGCCAGCAGAGAGCAAGCCGCCCTGCTGAAAGCGGAGCTGGCTGCAGCCCGAGCCGCATGGTTCAGAGACAAACAGCAGGAGATCTCCATCATCCAGGCCCGAAACGAGCAAACCTACCAAACCAAGCTGCAAGAGCAGTGCAAAAACCTGGAGCAGGCTGTGCAGGAAGCCAGAGAAGACGCTGAGCTCCAGAggaaggagctgctgctgcagctggaggccAACCTTCAGCAGACTCTGAGGACACGAGAAGAGGAGTGGAGGTGCCAGTATGAAGAGAAGGAGCTGGCTGAAAGACAGCAGAAGAAGGAGAAGTTTGTATCAGAGCTTCAGGTGGCGCTGGCCCAGGTCTCTTCACGGCTTCTCAGGCCTGCTGAAACGGAGCATCAGGAGGCTGAAGACAGCAAAAGAACCAGTGGATCCCCGTCAGAAACGACAGTCACAAACATCATTGAAACATCGTGCAGAGACATGATGAACAGAGCGGTAACAGAGGCCAAGAAGGAGTGGAAGAAA ATGAGCGAAGAAAAGCTGAGCTGCATCCTAAAAGAGACGCAAGAGAAACACACAAGAGAAATCAACGAAATTCAAG GCTCTTTTGCTCAGAGGAAGGCGGAGTCTGGCTGCAGGAAGGGATGCACTGAGAGTTTGGgaaagctgcagaagaagaatcaGGAGCTCCAGAGACATTTAGAGAAAACCTGTCGTCAACTTCAGCATCGCATTCGTGAGCACAAAACGGCCATCCAGCGGCTTCGAG ATGAGCATGAAAGCAGCATACAGAAGCTGAAAGAGGaacatctgcagcagctggaggaagtgAAGAGAGCTAATGAATCTTCAGG aaGTTCGGATAACCGACAAAATCTTCAGCAAGGCCTGGAAGAGATGAAGCAGCAATACCTCGTCACCGTGGAGAAGATCAGAG GGGACGTGCTGCGCTACCTGCAGGAGAGTCGAGAGCGCGCGGCGGACATGATCCGCAGCGAGGTGCAGAGAGAGAGGCAGGACACGGCCAGGAAGATGCGGCGCTATTATCTGACCTGTCTGCAGGAGTTACTGGAGGACGGGGGGAAAGCCGCGGG TGCTGAGAAGAAAATAATGAGTGCTGCAAGCAAGCTGGCAGCCATGGCTAAAGTGCTGGAGACCCCAGTAAAAAGTAACTCCGGAAAGAATTACTCTCTCCCAA CAGGTTGTTTGACGGGGGAATCTTCCGGCGCCGTTGTTGGCGTTCCAACTAGAAGTTCAGGTTTCCGTAGCAACCTGACGACGCTAAATGAACTTCTTGATGTGAGACCAGAGCAGCAACCTCAAAGGGAAAAGGTTTCTGCTGATTTAGGCCTCAAATCAACCGCAGCATTTAGGACCAAACCTTTAAGCCACCAGGACTCTGAGGACGGCCCCGTGATGAAGCCACAGACCCCCGATACGAACTCTTTCCCTCACAAACCTTCACAATCCCACGTGGGTTACGCCGGTTTGTCTGCAAGGGGGAAAAGCGCCGAGTGGTTTCTGCAAAGAGGCGACTCCAGCAAGGCAGAGTTGGCGCGGCAGAGCCGGCCGCTCCTCATCCAGGAGGCTCCAGTCAGAGAGGAGAAGCAGACTGACTGGAGCCTGACCAGCAACGACTCGGACAGCGGCCCAAACGCAGCCGGACCGCGGCGGAAACCCAAACCGCTCAGGCCTTTTTCTGCAAATTCAGCTTCTGATGCCGACATGGGAGCACGAGGGATCTCCACTCCGGACGATTCCGACCTAACAGTGTACAAGGAAATCCCCAAGCAATCACCTCAGactgaaaacaacaggaaagCAAAGAAGAGTCTGGCCAGAGAGCCGATCCCCGGCTCAGACGGCGACGTTTTCTCCAGGCCGCCGTTCTCTGAGCTGAGGCAGCGGCAGCAGGACAGCGGCTTCGACAGCCCCTTCTACCTGCAGAAATAA
- the cep152 gene encoding centrosomal protein of 152 kDa isoform X2 encodes MSIDFDSPALQTQHEEDEYDQEDYAREQELHKLLTDLPDDMLEDSRDSSSPELESSTYSNKNTGSSPQTKWNQDWSDHSHPTSHTQTYEVDYDHGSHDEYAYEDGPAHTNGHLTQNLPPGWNQGRHFAQENRTNMDLDGYPETGDYSAECDPRLFPESTRSNLDYNGDGGYRSPQCHGDHNTRNHFQKLTSGLGDHGNNELKVNYNPQHPAHQPKMLNPHSAQQKDQFEQLQRDFLDSTQQTADREQVAQLQVLNKAQQRQIEDLERKLEDSRRNMRYVEHQFAIVKDEKEGLAVSFRESSRLIEEAKKGEAQMQNKLKALEQQVKILKEKDQENMKKLKVADAAVDSMKQQMLELCRSDTLSRARQQHDRDLAVIKEQHEAALLALQQKLDSTSQALNDQIDVSQKLQQQVQQLEHQREEEHLERARIVNSLSQRLEESQQQCAKLLQTNSVQEMSQMQVKLQQAQSAKTLSENINKVLQEDMAELKEQITLYESALKHGVIAFEFSNDWENQLSESCLDLGLKKPERKNGTVHSATMNHLSDSKLPKEEALRLLRVEMQRCLGCLKGKRQKINQLQEELRLAQGRVGELEAQLEEAKLCSAARETSQMKHLDTTEGSQKETHLLEQVEMLEKMNKELKQNEEKLKSANSELCTKMREMIQELDQEKQEATQRTERINQQYRDDVVNRVRTELLLEHNAEVEQLTAQHQQEIQQLQNQLSEVSDKVLAVQECYISVCREKCFLEETLQKKQEEESSKALEKLRGELEAQHQAGMLKLKEDWTREKEAEIQQEVSSHVEAKWKKELQKRETTWVQKLEEAKKQRNAAEVSCQTDELDASGRAISAEELDSRLAAQKQQLQLEADKVQRKAVVEARKQIQRELEEKHLNDMAKQVEGAVTRAYSRWIEDLSSLPEYQTLLQREKEKWEELQEETTKEKVSQALQEAEEEWRKNPVEQQKAVDLQEELAALKSQLEQASREQAALLKAELAAARAAWFRDKQQEISIIQARNEQTYQTKLQEQCKNLEQAVQEAREDAELQRKELLLQLEANLQQTLRTREEEWRCQYEEKELAERQQKKEKFVSELQVALAQVSSRLLRPAETEHQEAEDSKRTSGSPSETTVTNIIETSCRDMMNRAVTEAKKEWKKMSEEKLSCILKETQEKHTREINEIQGSFAQRKAESGCRKGCTESLGKLQKKNQELQRHLEKTCRQLQHRIREHKTAIQRLRDEHESSIQKLKEEHLQQLEEVKRANESSGSSDNRQNLQQGLEEMKQQYLVTVEKIRGDVLRYLQESRERAADMIRSEVQRERQDTARKMRRYYLTCLQELLEDGGKAAGAEKKIMSAASKLAAMAKVLETPVKSNSGKNYSLPSCLTGESSGAVVGVPTRSSGFRSNLTTLNELLDVRPEQQPQREKVSADLGLKSTAAFRTKPLSHQDSEDGPVMKPQTPDTNSFPHKPSQSHVGYAGLSARGKSAEWFLQRGDSSKAELARQSRPLLIQEAPVREEKQTDWSLTSNDSDSGPNAAGPRRKPKPLRPFSANSASDADMGARGISTPDDSDLTVYKEIPKQSPQTENNRKAKKSLAREPIPGSDGDVFSRPPFSELRQRQQDSGFDSPFYLQK; translated from the exons ATGTCCATTGATTTTGACAGCCCTGCCCTTCAGACTCAACATGAGGAAGATGAATACGACCAGGAAGACTACGCAAGAGAACAAGAG CTGCACAAGCTGCTCACTGACTTACCAGATGACATGCTGGAAGATAGCAGAGACTCCTCCTCTCCTGAGCTGGAGAGCTCCACctacagcaataaaaacacCGGCAGCAG cccACAGACGAAGTGGAACCAGGATTGGTCTGATCATTCGCATCCAACCTCTCACACACAG ACCTACGAAGTCGACTATGATCACGGTTCGCATGATGAGTATGCGTACGAGGATGGACCTGCCCACACTAACGGACACCTGACTCAGAATCTGCCTCCCGGCTGGAACCAGGGTCGTCACTTTGCTCAGGAAAATCGAACAAACATGGACTTAGATGGATATCCAGAGACTGGGGATTATTCTGCAGAGTGTGACCCCCGGTTGTTCCCTGAAAGCACCAGAAGCAATCTGGATTATAATGGCGACGGAGGCTACAGGAGTCCGCAGTGCCATGGCGACCACAACACCAGAAACCATTTCCAG AAGTTAACCTCTGGACTAGGTGACCATGGCAACAATGAGCTCAAGGTTAATTATAACCCTCAGCATCCAGCCCATCAGCCAAAAATGTTAAACCCTCATAGTGCTCAGCAAAAAGATCAATTCGAACAGCTACAGAGGGATTTTCTGGATTCGACGCAAC AAACTGCAGACAGGGAGCAGGTCGCCCAGCTGCAGGTGTTAAACAAAGCTCAGCAGAGGCAAATTGAAGACCTGGAGCGGAAACTGGAAGATTCACGCCGAAATATGAGATACGTCGAGCATCAGTTTGCAATTGTCAAAG ATGAAAAAGAAGGCCTGGCAGTAAGTTTCAGGGAGTCGAGTCGATTGATTGAAGAAGCAAAGAAAGGAGAAGctcaaatgcaaaacaaattaaaggcaCTGGAGCAGCAGGTCAAGATCCTGAAAGAGAAAGACCAGGAG AACATGAAGAAGCTGAAGGTTGCTGACGCTGCAGTGGACAGCATGAAGCAGCAGATGCTGGAGCTTTGTCGCTCTGACACGCTGTCCAGAGCGCGGCAGCAGCATGACAGAGACCTCGCCGTCATAAAGGAGCAGCACGAAGCGGCGCTGCTGGCCTTGCAGCAGAAACTCGACTCCACCTCCCAGGCTTTGAACGACCAG ATTGATGTTAGCCAGAAGTTGCAGCAGCAAGTTCAGCAGCTGGAGCatcagagagaggaagagcaTCTGGAGAGAGCCAGAATCGTCAACTCTCTGAGCCAGCGCCTCGAAGAGAGTCAGCAACAATGTGCCAAGCTGCTGCAGACGA attctGTTCAGGAAATGAGTCAAATGCAGGTCAAACTACAACAAGCTCAGTCAGCCAAGACGCTgagtgaaaacataaacaaagttttacaG GAGGATATGGCTGAACTGAAGGAGCAGATTACGCTGTACGAATCTGCACTGAAACACGGCGTTATAGCGTTTGAGTTCAGTAACGACTGGGAGAACCAGCTGTCTGAATCCTGCCTGGATCTGGGATTAAAGAAACCCGAACGGAAAAATGGAACAGTCCACAG CGCCACCATGAATCACCTGTCCGACTCGAAGCTGCCCAAGGAGGAAGCGCTGAGGCTGCTGCGTGTGGAAATGCAGCGCTGCCTGGGATGCTTGAAGGGAAAGAGGCAGAAGATCAaccagctgcaggaggagctgcgGCTCGCTCAGGGTCGAGTGGGAGAGCTGGAGGCCCAGCTGGAGGAGGCAAAGCTCTGCTCTGCA GCCAGAGAGACCAGCCAGATGAAACATCTGGACACGACTGAAGGCTCTCAGAAAGAGACACACCTGCTGGAACAAGTGGAG ATGCTTGAAAAGATGAATAAAGAGCTGAAACAGAACGAGGAAAAGCTGAAATCTGCCAACTCTGAGCTGTGCAccaaaatgagagaaatgatTCAAGAACTGGACCAAGAAAAGCAAGAAGCTACTCAGAG gactgAGCGGATAAATCAGCAGTATCGAGATGATGTGgtgaaccgggtcagaacagaacTCCTGCTAGAACACAACGCGGAGGTGGAGCAGCTGACTGCACAGCACCAGCAGGAGATTCAGCAGCTGCA AAACCAGCTGTCAGAGGTCAGCGACAAGGTGTTGGCCGTGCAGGAATGTTACATCTCTGTGTGCAGAGAGAAGTGTTTCCTGGAGGAAACTCTgcagaagaaacaggaagaagagagTAGTAAAGCTTTGGAGAAGCTGAGGGGTGAACTGGAGGCTCAGCATCAGGCCGGCATGCTGAAGCTTAAAGAAGACTGGACCAGAGAGAAAGAGGCTGAAATCCAGCAGGAAGTGAGCAGCCATGTTGAAGCCAAATGGAAGAAGGAACTTCAAAAG AGAGAGACGACGTGGGTTCAGAAGCTGGAGGAGGCTAAGAAACAGAGAAACGCTGCTGAGGTGAGCTGCCAAACAGATGAGCTGGATGCCAGCGGTCGGGCAATTTCTGCTGAGGAGCTGGACTCCAGGCTGGCTGcccagaagcagcagctgcaacTGGAAGCTGACAAAGTGCAACGCAAAGCTGTGGTGGAAGCCAGGAAACAAATCCAGAGAGAGTTGGAAGAGAAACACCTGAACGACATGGCCAAGCAG GTTGAAGGGGCTGTAACCCGAGCCTACAGCCGCTGGATCGAGGATCTGTCTTCATTACCAGAATACCAAACTTTActccaaagagaaaaagagaaatgggaAGAGCTGCAAGAAGAAACCACAAAGGAAAAA gtATCCCAGGCCTTGCAGGAAGCGGAGGAAGAGTGGCGGAAAAACCCAGTGGAGCAGCAAAAAGCAGTGGACCTTCAGGAGGAGCTGGCAGCTCTCAAGAGCCAGCTGGAGCAAGCCAGCAGAGAGCAAGCCGCCCTGCTGAAAGCGGAGCTGGCTGCAGCCCGAGCCGCATGGTTCAGAGACAAACAGCAGGAGATCTCCATCATCCAGGCCCGAAACGAGCAAACCTACCAAACCAAGCTGCAAGAGCAGTGCAAAAACCTGGAGCAGGCTGTGCAGGAAGCCAGAGAAGACGCTGAGCTCCAGAggaaggagctgctgctgcagctggaggccAACCTTCAGCAGACTCTGAGGACACGAGAAGAGGAGTGGAGGTGCCAGTATGAAGAGAAGGAGCTGGCTGAAAGACAGCAGAAGAAGGAGAAGTTTGTATCAGAGCTTCAGGTGGCGCTGGCCCAGGTCTCTTCACGGCTTCTCAGGCCTGCTGAAACGGAGCATCAGGAGGCTGAAGACAGCAAAAGAACCAGTGGATCCCCGTCAGAAACGACAGTCACAAACATCATTGAAACATCGTGCAGAGACATGATGAACAGAGCGGTAACAGAGGCCAAGAAGGAGTGGAAGAAA ATGAGCGAAGAAAAGCTGAGCTGCATCCTAAAAGAGACGCAAGAGAAACACACAAGAGAAATCAACGAAATTCAAG GCTCTTTTGCTCAGAGGAAGGCGGAGTCTGGCTGCAGGAAGGGATGCACTGAGAGTTTGGgaaagctgcagaagaagaatcaGGAGCTCCAGAGACATTTAGAGAAAACCTGTCGTCAACTTCAGCATCGCATTCGTGAGCACAAAACGGCCATCCAGCGGCTTCGAG ATGAGCATGAAAGCAGCATACAGAAGCTGAAAGAGGaacatctgcagcagctggaggaagtgAAGAGAGCTAATGAATCTTCAGG aaGTTCGGATAACCGACAAAATCTTCAGCAAGGCCTGGAAGAGATGAAGCAGCAATACCTCGTCACCGTGGAGAAGATCAGAG GGGACGTGCTGCGCTACCTGCAGGAGAGTCGAGAGCGCGCGGCGGACATGATCCGCAGCGAGGTGCAGAGAGAGAGGCAGGACACGGCCAGGAAGATGCGGCGCTATTATCTGACCTGTCTGCAGGAGTTACTGGAGGACGGGGGGAAAGCCGCGGG TGCTGAGAAGAAAATAATGAGTGCTGCAAGCAAGCTGGCAGCCATGGCTAAAGTGCTGGAGACCCCAGTAAAAAGTAACTCCGGAAAGAATTACTCTCTCCCAA GTTGTTTGACGGGGGAATCTTCCGGCGCCGTTGTTGGCGTTCCAACTAGAAGTTCAGGTTTCCGTAGCAACCTGACGACGCTAAATGAACTTCTTGATGTGAGACCAGAGCAGCAACCTCAAAGGGAAAAGGTTTCTGCTGATTTAGGCCTCAAATCAACCGCAGCATTTAGGACCAAACCTTTAAGCCACCAGGACTCTGAGGACGGCCCCGTGATGAAGCCACAGACCCCCGATACGAACTCTTTCCCTCACAAACCTTCACAATCCCACGTGGGTTACGCCGGTTTGTCTGCAAGGGGGAAAAGCGCCGAGTGGTTTCTGCAAAGAGGCGACTCCAGCAAGGCAGAGTTGGCGCGGCAGAGCCGGCCGCTCCTCATCCAGGAGGCTCCAGTCAGAGAGGAGAAGCAGACTGACTGGAGCCTGACCAGCAACGACTCGGACAGCGGCCCAAACGCAGCCGGACCGCGGCGGAAACCCAAACCGCTCAGGCCTTTTTCTGCAAATTCAGCTTCTGATGCCGACATGGGAGCACGAGGGATCTCCACTCCGGACGATTCCGACCTAACAGTGTACAAGGAAATCCCCAAGCAATCACCTCAGactgaaaacaacaggaaagCAAAGAAGAGTCTGGCCAGAGAGCCGATCCCCGGCTCAGACGGCGACGTTTTCTCCAGGCCGCCGTTCTCTGAGCTGAGGCAGCGGCAGCAGGACAGCGGCTTCGACAGCCCCTTCTACCTGCAGAAATAA